The following proteins are encoded in a genomic region of Glycine soja cultivar W05 chromosome 17, ASM419377v2, whole genome shotgun sequence:
- the LOC114393880 gene encoding aldehyde dehydrogenase family 2 member B4, mitochondrial-like, protein MMAARSLCRLLSRSLSSSNSSGAASLLHSLGRNPGGWRNINRFSTAAAVEELITPQVSIRYTQNLINGQFVDAASGKTFPTYDPRSGEVIAKVAEGDVEDINRAVSAARKAFDEGPWPKMTAYERSRILLRFADLVEKHSDELAALETWNNGKTYEQAAKTELPMFVRLFHYYAGWADKIHGLTVPADGDYHVQTLHEPIGVAGQIIPWNFPLVMFAWKVGPALACGNTIVLKTAEQTPLTALFVAKLFHEAGLPDGVLNVVSGYGPTAGAALASHMDVDKLAFTGSTDTGKVVLELAARSNLKPVTLELGGKSPFIICEDADVDKAVELAHFALFFNQGQCCCAGSRTFVHERVYDEFLEKSKKRALRRVVGDPFKKGVEQGPQIDVEQFEKVLRYIRSGIESHATLECGGDRLGSKGFFVQPTVFSNVQDDMLIAQDEIFGPVQSILKFKDIDEVIRRANKTRYGLAAGVFTKNVSTANTLMRALRAGTVWINCFDVFDAAIPFGGYKMSGIGREKGIYSLHNYLQVKAVVSPVKNPAWL, encoded by the exons ATGATGGCAGCTCGCAGTCTTTGCAGGCTACTCTCTCGCTCTCTCTCTTCTTCCAATTCTTCTGGAGCTGCTTCTCTGCTTCACTCACTAG GAAGAAACCCTGGAGGGTGGAGAAACATTAACAGATTTAGCACGGCTGCAGCAGTTGAGGAACTAATCACTCCACAAGTTTCAATACGTTACACACAGAACCTGATAAATGGGCAATTTGTGGATGCTGCATCAG GGAAAACATTTCCAACATATGATCCGCGCTCAGGAGAAGTGATTGCTAAAGTTGCTGAAGGGGATGTTGAAGATATCAACCGTGCAGTATCAGCAGCTCGCAAGGCCTTTGATGAGGGACCTTGGCCTAAAATGACTGCATAT GAAAGAAGTCGTATATTGCTGCGCTTTGCTGATTTGGTTGAGAAACACAGCGATGAGCTTGCTGCTCTCGAGACATGGAATAACGGAAAGACTTATGAACAGGCTGCCAAGACTGAATTACCAATGTTCGTGCGTTTATTTCACTATTATGCTG GTTGGGCAGACAAAATTCATGGGTTGACAGTGCCAGCTGATGGAGATTATCATGTGCAGACATTGCATGAACCAATTGGTGTAGCAGGACAAATTATACCTTGGAACTTTCCTCTAGTTATGTTTGCTTGGAAAGTTGGACCAGCTCTAGCATGTGGTAATACCATTGTTCTGAAGACTGCTGAGCAAACTCCACTGACAGCTCTCTTTGTAGCAAAACTATTTCATGAG GCTGGTCTTCCTGATGGTGTTCTGAATGTAGTTTCTGGGTACGGTCCAACTGCTGGCGCAGCTCTTGCAAGTCATATGGATGTGGACAAG CTAGCATTTACTGGCTCAACAGATACCGGAAAAGTTGTACTCGAACTGGCTGCAAGAAGCAATCTTAAGCCAGTGACATTGGAGCTTGGAGGGAAATCGCCTTTCATAATATGTGAGGATGCTGATGTTGACAAGGCTGTTGAACTTGCACACTTTGCTCTGTTCTTTAATCAG GGGCAATGTTGCTGTGCCGGCTCACGTACCTTTGTACATGAGCGTGTCTATGATGAGTTCTTGGAGAAATCAAAGAAACGGGCTTTGAGACGTGTTGTTGGTGATCCATTCAAGAAAGGTGTTGAACAAGGTCCTCag ATTGACGTGGAACAATTTGAGAAAGTCCTTAGGTACATAAGGTCTGGAATTGAAAGCCATGCCACCCTTGAATGTGGGGGTGATAGATTGGGCTCAAAAGGCTTCTTTGTCCAGCCAACTGTCTTCTCAAATGTTCAG GATGACATGTTGATAGCACAAGACGAAATCTTTGGCCCAGTTCAGTCCATCTTGAAATTCAA GGACATTGATGAAGTAATACGACGGGCAAATAAAACACGCTATGGTCTAGCAGCAGGTGTGTTTACTAAGAACGTGAGCACAGCCAACACATTGATGCGGGCACTGAGAGCTGGAACTGTGTGGATTAATTGCTTTGATGTTTTTGATGCTGCAATTCCTTTTGGTGGATACAAGATGAGTGGTATTGGCAGGGAGAAAGGAATCTACAGTCTTCACAACTACCTGCAGGTGAAAGCTGTTGTCTCACCAGTGAAGAATCCTGCGTGGCTATAA